AAATGTAGTTGTACAGGGTATTACAGCGACCATTCCTATTATTATTGGAGGATTTATTTTTAAGTATATAAAATAATTTAGCAGCGTGAATTCAAATGATTTTTTAAAAGCGGCTGTAGAAAAAGTAAGCAGGTTTAAAGCACTGATCATTACAATAAGTATTGTGGCTGCAGCGTTGTTTTTTATTGTTGCTAAATTTAAAACCATTCAATACACTTCAAAGGCTACACTTTTTCCATTAAATAATTCTTCCGAGAATGGCGGTCCGAATTCGTTGAGCGGACTTTTGGGGTTAGGGACTACCACGCAAAATTTTAATGTAGATGCAAGCGTAAATATTATCGAACTTACCAAAAGCCGGAATGTAAGAGAATCTGCAGCATTGATTAAACTGTCCGGAAAATGGAACAATAAAACCGTCGCAGAATTATTGATTGAAGAGGCCAATAAACATGCCTTTCCTTTAATTGGAGAAAAGATCAAAATGCCTACAGACAGTGCTTCCTTAGCAATGACCGGCGGCCAATTATTAGAACCGAGTTTAGATGCACGCTTAAATAAGAATGGTGTATTGGAATTAAATTTTACTTCTACTAATGAAGAATTAGTTAAGCCTGTTTCAGAGGCGATCATTTCAACTATTTCACAGTTTTATATCAACTTAAAAATTGAAAAAGCAACGTTAGACTATAAGTTTACACTGGTCAAAATCGATTCGTTGCAGCATGCGCTGGACTCATTGGATGGAAGAATTATAGGAATGCATAATTCAACTCTTTTTACTCCGGTAGATAAAATACAATATTCGTTACCAAAAGACAATATTGAAGAAGAAAAATTAAGAACCACCCGTGAACAGGATATTGCTATTAATAACAGGGAAGAAGCGGTGTGGAGGCTTCAAAAAATTACACCTATAGTTGCTGTGTTGGATAAACCCAATCCGCCTTACCAGGTAAAAAAAGCTTCATCACTCGTTTATGCAATTGGCGCATTTATTGTTGCAGCATTGCTGACAATAATTTTATTATTGTGGGAGTTATTAAAGCAATTGATCAAGGCTGAGATATCAAAAGCGATGTCTAAATCAACAAAGGCATAAGAATAGTTCTTATTTTAAATCACATTTGCAATTTGTATTGCTACTCTTTCGCCGTCCATTGCAGCGCTAACAATACCGCCTGCGTAGCCTGCACCTTCTCCACAAGGATATAGGTTTTTTAATTGAGGATGCGTAAGTAATGCAGCATCTCTTGGAATACGCACGGGAGATGATGTTCTGCTTTCTGTAGCTACTACAACAGCATCATTGGTAAAATAGCCTTTCATCTTTTTACCAAATTCAATAAATGCTTTTGATAAAGATCGATGGATGAAATCAGGCAATACTTCTTTTAATGAAACAGAAGCCAGTCCGGGTAAATAAGAAGAACCAGGTAATGAGGAAGAAAGCTTGTTATTACTAAGATCAGTCATGCGTTGCGCAGGAGCAACAAATTTTCCTCCGCCTGCAGTAAAAGCCTTTTGTTCCACTACTTGTTGAAACTGCATTAACGCCAATGGGCTATCAATTTGGAATTTAGAATCT
The Ferruginibacter albus DNA segment above includes these coding regions:
- a CDS encoding GumC domain-containing protein, which produces MNSNDFLKAAVEKVSRFKALIITISIVAAALFFIVAKFKTIQYTSKATLFPLNNSSENGGPNSLSGLLGLGTTTQNFNVDASVNIIELTKSRNVRESAALIKLSGKWNNKTVAELLIEEANKHAFPLIGEKIKMPTDSASLAMTGGQLLEPSLDARLNKNGVLELNFTSTNEELVKPVSEAIISTISQFYINLKIEKATLDYKFTLVKIDSLQHALDSLDGRIIGMHNSTLFTPVDKIQYSLPKDNIEEEKLRTTREQDIAINNREEAVWRLQKITPIVAVLDKPNPPYQVKKASSLVYAIGAFIVAALLTIILLLWELLKQLIKAEISKAMSKSTKA